CCAATTCCTTGCTTAGGGACACTGACTGTATACATAAAGTCGAAACCAGCCGAAAAAGTGACGAAGTTACGGACTAATAATGGAATTTCTGTATACAGAAATAGTCCAAGATGCCCAATCGTGCTCCGCTCGGTGAAGATTTTTGCGGGGCACCAAAACAGCTACCGGATGAATCCAAGCTCGCCCTGGTTCACACCCCGCTGCATGTCGTCCCTGCACTGTCGCAGCCTCGGCTATCGGCGAGGTTCCTGGCCTGCGTAGGGACGCCGCATTGGGCGCTTCTTGGCCGGCAGCACACTCCCCTTGCCGGAATCAGACGTCGACGTCTTGGTGCCGAGATCGGCCCATGCTCTCAAATCATCCAATGCGTAGATGACGCGACCGCCGATCTTTCGATACGCTGGCCCCGTGCCATATGTGCGGTGCTTTTCGAGCGTGCGGCCGGATAGGCTAAGATAACGCGCAGCCTCCGGCGTACGCAGGAACCGCGTGGATAGATCTGACATCGAATCGGGCATTTGAGAGCGCCAGGTGAGGGCCTGGCCGCGAACGGCGGCACTTTCGCGCCATCATCATGGAGAAGCGCGCTCTCTGGAGGGATACCGAATATCGAGGAAGCAACTTTCGATACCCCAAGTTGAAAGCACTATTCGTCCGATGCGCTTGGCGGCAAAGCTCACCCTATCTAGCGACCGACCAGCGTACGACCTTGATCAATCACCACTCGCGGCTGCAAAGACGCACCCTGCACGGATGGACATGGCAAATTGATCGGGCGCCTTCACAATACGGATGATGCGCAGAAATTCTGCAGAACCATCGATTTTACCGGACCATACTGGAGCACGTCCAGCGCCATCCGATTGGCGCAACTCGATTCGAACTCGCCAGTACATCCGCAGCAAGAATAAGTCACATTGGTCTCGTCCCGCCTGGCAAGGGTTCAGCAAAAAAGTTCAAAGCTGCCAGAGCGGAATGATCGAGTTGAGAACTCCATCGTAACGCCGAGACGCCTAACGGCTCGGCGAGCGCATGGGGATACGACCTCGCATCGACCAGCCCGCTAGATGTCGCACGCTTCCATTGCCTGGATGCCTACGATCCAAACAATCAATTTTACCAATGTAACGTACTGTTGCATCAAGTCCCGCACTTGAAGAGTACTGATCACTCTAGGATTTCCATGCCAAGACGTGCCTCGGGACATTTGCCAGCAAAATGCGGCATGACGCTGAGCAACGCCTTCGCGATCGACCTCACAAATGCCGTTCGAAAATTCAAAGACCTCGTCAGAAGACAGGTGCTTATCCGATAGCGACTCGATCGACTGGAGGTTGGCTCTGGTGCGGATCTTGCTTGACGAAAAAGATAACGTAACTGAACGTCTGCCTTTGGAATGACGCGCCGGCTCCCGGACTCGTCTTCAATCGGACACGGCTAAAATGACAGCCTCGTATGATGCCGTCGTCTCTCAACGACGCAACGGCTCGCATTCGAGTGTATTCGGGAAGGAAGCGTCATGACCACCATGGCAACTGCGGCGCCCGCGCGCGCGTCGCAGACTTGGTATAGAATTCTCTACGTTCAGGTGCTGATCGCGATCGTGATTGGCGCCATCGTCGGCTGGCTATGGCCATCGGTCGCGACTAACGACTGGGTCAAGGCGCTCGGTGACGGCTTCATCAAGCTGATCAAGATGGCGATCGCACCGATCATCTTCTGCACCGTCGCATCCGGGATCGCACATATCCAGGATGCAAAGAAAGTCGGGCGCGTCGGCGTTAAAGCGCTGGTCTATTTCGAGATCGTATCGAGCTTTGCGTTGGTGTTGGGCCTTGTCATGGGCAATCTGGTCCAAATCGGCCATGGTCTTACGGTCAAACCGGACGCTGCGGCGGTGGCCAACTACGTCAAGCAGGCGGAAGCCTCGAAGACCGTCGATTTTTTTCTCAATATCATTCCCGATACTGTGGTCGGCGCCCTCGCCCGCGGCGATGTTCTGCAAGTGCTTCTGTTCGCGATCCTGTTTGGCTTCTCGTTGATGGCGCTGGGGGAGCGCGGAGAACGACTGCGCGGCATGATTGACGACGCCGCGCACGCAGTGTTCGGCGTGATCGCCATCATCATGAAAGCCGCTCCGATCGGCGCGTTCGGCGCGATGGCCTTCACGATCGGCAAGTTCGGGCCGGCGGCGCTCGGTAATCTGATCGGACTGATTGTACTATTCTATGTGACGGCCGCAATATTTGTGGTCGTCGTGCTCGGCCTGATCGCGCGGATCGTCGGCTTTTCGATCTTCAAGTTCATTATCTATATCAAGGACGAGCTTCTGATCGTGCTTGGCACCTCGTCCTCGGAAAGCGCGCTGCCGCAATTGATGGAGAAGCTCGAGCGGCTGGGCTGCTCAAAGCCCGTGGTCGGCCTCGTGGTGCCAACCGGCTACTCCTTCAACCTCGACGGCACCAACATTTATATGACGCTTGCGACATTGTTCATTGCCCAGGCACTCGGGGTCGATCTGACCTTTGGCCAGCAGCTCACGATCTTGCTCGTGGCAATGCTGACGTCGAAGGGAGCAAGCGGCGTCACCGGCGCGGGCTTCATTACACTCGCCGCGACATTGTCGGTGGTCAACCCGGCATTGGTGCCGGGCATGGCGATCGTATTTTCGATCGACAAGTTCATGAGCGAGGTGCGAGCTCTTACCAACATCACTGGCAATGGCATCGCCGCTGTGTTCGTGTCCTGGTGGGAAGGCGAGCTCGACGAC
This Bradyrhizobium sp. CCBAU 53421 DNA region includes the following protein-coding sequences:
- the dctA gene encoding C4-dicarboxylate transporter DctA — its product is MTTMATAAPARASQTWYRILYVQVLIAIVIGAIVGWLWPSVATNDWVKALGDGFIKLIKMAIAPIIFCTVASGIAHIQDAKKVGRVGVKALVYFEIVSSFALVLGLVMGNLVQIGHGLTVKPDAAAVANYVKQAEASKTVDFFLNIIPDTVVGALARGDVLQVLLFAILFGFSLMALGERGERLRGMIDDAAHAVFGVIAIIMKAAPIGAFGAMAFTIGKFGPAALGNLIGLIVLFYVTAAIFVVVVLGLIARIVGFSIFKFIIYIKDELLIVLGTSSSESALPQLMEKLERLGCSKPVVGLVVPTGYSFNLDGTNIYMTLATLFIAQALGVDLTFGQQLTILLVAMLTSKGASGVTGAGFITLAATLSVVNPALVPGMAIVFSIDKFMSEVRALTNITGNGIAAVFVSWWEGELDDATLHARLKQPTAGADTRSSRI
- a CDS encoding AlpA family transcriptional regulator translates to MPDSMSDLSTRFLRTPEAARYLSLSGRTLEKHRTYGTGPAYRKIGGRVIYALDDLRAWADLGTKTSTSDSGKGSVLPAKKRPMRRPYAGQEPRR